The DNA segment CTCAAATATAGAGAGTAAAGAAACATTACCCCACAGAGCACTGGCAAGGCTGTTGTTTTCCATATATTCATATATCAACAACATTTGATCTCCCTCCATACAACAGCCATAGAGCTTAACTAGACACGGGTGTTGCAAAGCAGAAATCATGCCAATCTCATTTGTGAACTCACGATTCCCCTGCTTCGATCTAGAAGAAAGCTGTTTAACTGCTATTGCTGTGCCATCTGGAAGAATACCCTGCATTTCCAAATGAttgtaactatttttttagtgCAGTAGAAACTATAAAAGAAACAATGATATTGATTCAggttctaaaaaataaattcacttATTTTCCACAATACCTTATATACTGGACCGAACCCTCCTTCTCCAATCTTGCAGGCAACACTAAAGTTGTTTGTTGCTGCTTTGATTTGCCTTAAGGTAAATATGCCAGTTTTTAGATCCAAACCCTGTAGGTCTGTTAGTTGAAGCCAAACAAGAGGagaatgaaaagtgaattaagaTATCCGTTTTCGGAAACTTAGTTATTGCATATGGCAGAATGGTCATTATTCTAAGAATATTAGCATAAATGAAAAGACAATCCATATATTTGCGTTTAGGAGTTGACAAGATAATTAATCAGCATTTATGCAAGCAAATTCATATCAAGTTCTtgtttgaaaattaatatttactatTAGATAGAGTAGCACCCTATAGTAGCATCTTAGTTCTTACCTCTATATAATGAACCTTTTTGTCGTAAACATCCTCTCCACCAAGCTATACCAAATGCCATGACAATAACAAGTGCTCCAGCCAATACAATTCCAATGATAGCCCCCACAGCTATGCCACTTCCTTTtttgttactttcttcttcCAGTGGGGGTGTAAAGTCTGCCAGATTATGATAAAATACATAACATTAGATGATGAAAGTCAAGgcagaaaaaacaaaaaggaaactaaagaaaagaagaagtaaCCTGGATTGACAGATATAGCTGATATAAGAGGACCATATACTGATCCAAATGGAATGGCAGTTGTCCCTTTCCCGGCCCATTGTAAGCGGATCTCCAAGGTACCACTGGTCACAATAgctgtaaaattttttatgatgggCTTCCTGACTCCTCCTGCTTCTTTTGCAATATCGAAATCCTTTAGCAACAACTTCCTCTGCAATACTTCAATCCAAATACACATAGATGATGTTGTGCACAACTCTATATTTTAGTCTAGAAATTGATTTCGAGTAATAATTTAGTAAATCtaacaaatcaaatcaaagaACTGAGACAACTGACTACTTTGTATCATCCTGTTAAAAATCAGATTTAGTTAAAAAACTATATACACCAGAAGGTATTGCTCATACATGTTGTTGGAAAAGTTGAACTGACGAAACCACGAACCTGAATATATATGTCAAATACACGCCTTCCAAGGCTACTATATGTTTGATCATCAGTAAACATTATCTCTGCAAAATGGAGATTTACAGTGTAGCTTCCATTTCCCATGCAATACCCATAATATGTAAGAGAAAGCGCCGAAACACGTGCATCCATGTACAGTTCGGCATTGTTCATAGCAAGCTTAGACATGTTAGACCATGTATAATAGTCTGAAATACCACTATCAAAGAAGTGACCGGTGTTGCTAACTGCCCAGTTTGATCCACTACGAAGAGATTTTGCTGGTCCAgcttcttgtgaatcttcatcATATGTAATGTTTCCATTATAAGTTATGATCTTCCCACCACAATTTATATGGAGAGAGTATGAAGCTGGAAATTAAATATGCAAAAAGTCAATTAAAGGAAGCAAGCACAATAAACAGGTTCTAGAGAATATTTTGGCAGTAAAAAATATCCATTTACAATTTAACATGTTAAGAAACAATTACTTTTTGACTTAGCACTTTCTAATCATTTGAGTAACTATAAATCCATCCCAACTATCAATCATATTATTACATGTGAGAAGACTTCTACAACTCTATATTGTAAACAATGAGGTGAGGGTCGATAACAAATCAACTTACGTTTAGGACAGCTGGTGATCCCCAGACATGGATAAGTTCCCCTATGAAAATATAGATTGGCATAAAAAGTGAGCATAATAGCATCAGTTCAAGCTATATGCATGAGTATCGAAAAAATAATCTAGCATAAGTAGTATACGCTTACGAGTTATTTCCATTCAAAGCTGATGCAAATAGGTTTCTGAGGCACATTAAGAAATGGTCAAGTCTCAGATAAATTTCTAGAATTGACAAACACATGAAAGGTATGAAGATGAAATGGTTCTTACACAGTTCCTTGTTGACATGTCAACTGCTCTGGCTTTTCGATGCTGAAGTTGTTATACGAAAGATCCCTGTATATATATGAACTGATTTAGAATCAAAGATGGACTAAAAACACTGCATGGAGAACTTGGTAGCACAGAAGAATCCTAAGAATAATGTACTAAGCGAAACATTTAATTTAATGCAAGAAATCATAAAAGTAATGCAGAATTGCTCACGTGTAGTCTGGGTTAGCAATCCAATTTGGCAGTGGTCCAATGAAAAAGTTTCCAGTTAAGTACCTAGGTAAAAACATTATCAAGAAGTCAATTTATACAAATTGATGAATAACCACAATATTGAAACTAGTAAATAAAATCCTATTTCCTCAATAATTTGGATCTTCCCCTAGGATCCTTTAATTTATCTTAGTTCGCAATATCAATACTTATTTTGATAAGATGAGTTTAATCAATGACATTTTGAAAGCATATGCTCCTTGACATGAAATGAGAACATAATTTTCAATGAAAacataatattttatcttttggaGTATGTGCATTGTGCTTTTACACAAGTCAATGCATATGTATAAAATGCTTGCTGTCTTGTTGCAAACAAGTTAACATTGTTTTGATCTACTTAAACTAGGTTGAGCAGGAATCTCTATGAATCCAATCAGCTTTAGGTTTTGTTTTAGTGCCAGTTCAATGTTAAAGCTAGAACTTTGATACTTGGATTATACaagtaatgaaaataaaatggtaTTTATTGACTGATGCAATTTTTTAATAACCACTGTAAACATCAAATTTATATATTCTTTTGATTATTACAATTTTTGCCGGATTTTATAGTAATAATTGTAGGTCAACTATAAATCCTAATGAATCTTAGCTGCTAGAGGAAATTGAATAGCACAAGCAAACTATAAAAAATCATGCGTCCTCATTTTCAGtgtaataaaaaacaacaaaattaaaaagatttctTACAGTATATTCATGTTCTCTGGGACACGGAGGGAGTTTGGGATACTTCCACTTAATTTGTTAAAACTGAGGTCTCTGAAAATGAAACGATGTCcagaacaagtattatttaaaagagtaaagaaataaaaaaatcaacatgAAAATGTTTAATTCCTACAATGTAATCAAAAGACTGATCAGAGGAAACGTGTCGATGCACTTTATCTAATAAACGAGTACAATATGCAAGAAAAATACATTCAGTGCATGAAACTTCCAAGTTAGAAGGccaacaaaaaaacaaaaaaaattgaaaagaataaaGCATCACTTACAACGAGTTTAAATTAGTTACATTTCCAAGATATTCAGGAATCGATCCTATAAGATTGCAACTTCTCAGTACTCTGGAAACAATTCAACAATTGAGGATCAAAAAGGCATTGCTATCAACTTTTTCCCATTGCTAAGAgcatttcttagtgaggcattTGCAAGCATTAAACTCACAGTGTTTCCAAATTTGTCAAGTTACGGAGTGGTGGAAAATAAGAATCTGGTCCTTTCAAGTCGCTGATTCTCCTGCAAAGCATGTTTTAAGCATGTTGAAAACACAACACCTAAGCAGTTCTGAATTTTCAAGCATTGGTGGCTACAATTCAAAACACCATGCTTACAAGTCAGTAAGGTTTTTCAGAAATGAAATTCCAGAAGGAATTGGTCCACTCATACCACTCCCATGGATCACCCTGGCATAATTATAAGAACCATTCCTTTGGTAAACCAATTGATAATgtgtaattagaaaaaaaagtaacaacGTAAGGCTCAAATTTCACAGGAGAAATCAAAGATTCACACAGCCTCTGAAGACTTGTCCAGCTCTGAATAAAATTGGGTATTGCTCCAGAAAATTGATTATCACTGAGTCGACTGAAGAATAAGAGAGTGATCAACAAAGATACATTACTAATGAAATTAAACTACAGTATAAGGGGATGCAAAAGGAATGAGTAGAGAGATATAGACACTTACACGTAATTCAATTTACTGAGCCTCGCAAGTGTAGTGGGTAAATTCCCAGTAAAAGAGTTGGAGCTAACAtgcctaaaaaaataaaataaaataaaattttgagcaAAGTCTAGAATGGAAAAATGTCAACACTTATGGATTTTATAAAACAAGATTTAAATTGTCAAATCACCGGACCTagtaaatattttgtaaaatcGATTGACTCATTTAAAATTGTAATATCGAAatattttaatagttaaataGATATTTTAGCTACTATGTTTATAGCAATTAGTGAACTTGGCAATCAATTTCGCAACAACGATTATACAAACTTTGATAAAGTACCAAAATGAAAAGCATGCCATGTAACTTTTGAAATACACATAATTACGATTTTTGAATCTTGCATAATGGATAAGTTTTTCTATTGCTGACTATAATGACTAATGCCCTTGCCATGAGAGCTCTCCAAAAAGATAAGTGTTTACAAAGGGCTTACAATCTTTCAAGCTGCAAAAGATTCCCAAGCTCAGGAGGAAGCTCTCCAGAGAGTTGATTGAACTCCAAGGACCTATacaattttcaaattaattcaGAAATTTTCATGAAACTTCTGTGGGAGGAAACTCTAGCATGACCAATAAATAACTTACAAACTTTTCAGGGTAGTTATGTTTCCCAGCTCCTTTGGAATTGAGCCTGTTATTCGATTTCCAAAAAGGGAACTGCCACAATTTAAGAAATATGTGATGATTGCAGTTTTTATAAGTCCAGAATTCAGCAATCTATGGACATTATGTTTAACATTTGCGTTACAGAAATCTATACTTATTCAAACTTAAACTATCATGTCTTAATTTCTGTATATGGTCTACAAAATCCATTTTCCAAAGTAGGATTGAAGATTGCACTTGAAACATTAAATCCCAAGGGAGATACTCCTTCATTGTTTCTCAAAATTTGGTATGCCCCTGTATTAATACATTTTAGAATAATATTCCAAATCAATccctaaaaaatttttagtcgCACACTTTAGTCTTAAACCAATTTTAATCATCAAATTAGTCTCCAAACTTTTATTCATTAGAAAAATCAGTCCCAAAATAAAAGGTTAGGAACTAATTTGATGATTAAAATTTGTTGAGGATTAAAGTGTCCAACTAAAAATTTTCGGGGACTTATTTGGGCTATTACTCTATATCTTAATActtgtatataaatacattgaTTAACGAATGTACAAGAGTGagagggaaagaaaagaaacatgACAGATTTATGTGAATCATAAACTTTTGGCATTGCTAGAATTCCACTTCAAATGTACATCAATCACTTTGGAATGCAATATTACCAGTGATATGATTAAACCACACATGTTGGCCAGATAATTCAATCCAGTTGATTCATTACAATCCCTATAATCTTATGTTTTCCGTAAAggtagagagaaagagaaagagattaCATGTTAACAACATTCAAGGAACTCCATTGCTTTGGGATTGTGCCGTTAAGATAGTTGCGAGTGAGATCACTGTAACAGAGAGAATACCAAGTAAGTGAGAGTGAAGATAGTGGTGAAAGAGAGGAAAGAATGTGTTTTGTGGTTGCTTACATTTCTTGCAGGTAAGGCAACTTTGCAAACTCCGGAGGAAGAGTGCCAGttagattttgtttttttagaacTCTGTATAGGATAAATCTCATTCATCAACACAACAATTGTCACACTCTCACCACATTTGTTAACGTATTCCTTATAaccaaaacatattttttttggtgtctaaaaagagaaaaattaactaaaatgaTAACAGTATTAATATTTTAGTAATACTTTTTATACGCTCagagtataaaataattaatcattcACACCACTAAAATTCAAGAAAATTGACAGTTTATTATACACAATTTTTGGATAGTCATTATCATGGTGGTTAATTCCTATGAGTATTAGCATTTTTCTTAAGCAGGGGCGAactggatcggatcggatatggcCAAAATCTCTATCCGATCTGCACTAAAAT comes from the Arachis duranensis cultivar V14167 chromosome 7, aradu.V14167.gnm2.J7QH, whole genome shotgun sequence genome and includes:
- the LOC107459657 gene encoding probable leucine-rich repeat receptor-like serine/threonine-protein kinase At3g14840 isoform X1, which produces MKLVTLLFFFFFFFLSFLITSSFVSAATLQQQEVQVLKEIGNTLGKKDWDFSVDPCSGERNWSSPASKSYSTLNAVTCDCSFSNNNLCHVVGIVLKKQNLTGTLPPEFAKLPYLQEIDLTRNYLNGTIPKQWSSLNVVNISLFGNRITGSIPKELGNITTLKSLSLEFNQLSGELPPELGNLLQLERLHVSSNSFTGNLPTTLARLSKLNYVRLSDNQFSGAIPNFIQSWTSLQRLVIHGSGMSGPIPSGISFLKNLTDLRISDLKGPDSYFPPLRNLTNLETLVLRSCNLIGSIPEYLGNVTNLNSLDLSFNKLSGSIPNSLRVPENMNILYLTGNFFIGPLPNWIANPDYTDLSYNNFSIEKPEQLTCQQGTVNLFASALNGNNSGTYPCLGITSCPKPSYSLHINCGGKIITYNGNITYDEDSQEAGPAKSLRSGSNWAVSNTGHFFDSGISDYYTWSNMSKLAMNNAELYMDARVSALSLTYYGYCMGNGSYTVNLHFAEIMFTDDQTYSSLGRRVFDIYIQRKLLLKDFDIAKEAGGVRKPIIKNFTAIVTSGTLEIRLQWAGKGTTAIPFGSVYGPLISAISVNPDFTPPLEEESNKKGSGIAVGAIIGIVLAGALVIVMAFGIAWWRGCLRQKGSLYRDLQGLDLKTGIFTLRQIKAATNNFSVACKIGEGGFGPVYKGILPDGTAIAVKQLSSRSKQGNREFTNEIGMISALQHPCLVKLYGCCMEGDQMLLIYEYMENNSLASALWGKEKTQLKLDWSTRRKICIGVAKGLAYLHGESRLKIVHRDIKATNVLLDKDLNPKISDFGLAKLDEEGQTHISTKVAGTYGYMAPEYAMRGYLTDKADVYSFGIVALEIVSGKSNNMGWQKEECFSLFDWALLLKEKGDLMDLVDEKLGSHYKKDEAMLIINVALLCTNTSPLNRPTMSSVVSMLEGKTAVQEVVPDTTQVFGEKKLEMIREYYQQKGKDKIPDTEEVSTSTNETAAFVANSKDNSINMDSSYWERSGR
- the LOC107459657 gene encoding probable leucine-rich repeat receptor-like serine/threonine-protein kinase At3g14840 isoform X3, encoding MKLVTLLFFFFFFFLSFLITSSFVSAATLQQQEVQVLKEIGNTLGKKDWNFSVDPCSGERNWSSPASESYSTLNAVTCDCSFSNNNLCHVVSIVLKSQNLSGTLPPEFAKLPYLQEIDLTRNYLNGTIPKQWSSLNVVNISLFGNRITGSIPKELGNITTLKSLSLEFNQLSGELPPELGNLLQLERLHVSSNSFTGNLPTTLARLSKLNYVRLSDNQFSGAIPNFIQSWTSLQRLVIHGSGMSGPIPSGISFLKNLTDLRISDLKGPDSYFPPLRNLTNLETLVLRSCNLIGSIPEYLGNVTNLNSLDLSFNKLSGSIPNSLRVPENMNILYLTGNFFIGPLPNWIANPDYTDLSYNNFSIEKPEQLTCQQGTVNLFASALNGNNSGTYPCLGITSCPKPSYSLHINCGGKIITYNGNITYDEDSQEAGPAKSLRSGSNWAVSNTGHFFDSGISDYYTWSNMSKLAMNNAELYMDARVSALSLTYYGYCMGNGSYTVNLHFAEIMFTDDQTYSSLGRRVFDIYIQRKLLLKDFDIAKEAGGVRKPIIKNFTAIVTSGTLEIRLQWAGKGTTAIPFGSVYGPLISAISVNPDFTPPLEEESNKKGSGIAVGAIIGIVLAGALVIVMAFGIAWWRGCLRQKGSLYRDLQGLDLKTGIFTLRQIKAATNNFSVACKIGEGGFGPVYKGILPDGTAIAVKQLSSRSKQGNREFTNEIGMISALQHPCLVKLYGCCMEGDQMLLIYEYMENNSLASALWGKEKTQLKLDWSTRRKICIGVAKGLAYLHGESRLKIVHRDIKATNVLLDKDLNPKISDFGLAKLDEEGQTHISTKVAGTYGYMAPEYAMRGYLTDKADVYSFGIVALEIVSGKSNNMGWQKEECFSLFDWALLLKEKGDLMDLVDEKLGSHYKKDEAMLIINVALLCTNTSPLNRPTMSSVVSMLEGKTAVQEVVPDTTQVFGEKKLEMIREYYQQKGKDKIPDTEEVSTSTNETAAFVANSKDNSINMDSSYWERSGR
- the LOC107459657 gene encoding probable leucine-rich repeat receptor-like serine/threonine-protein kinase At3g14840 isoform X2, whose protein sequence is MKLVTLLFFFFFFFLSFLITSSFVSAATLQQQEVQVLKEIGNTLGKKDWNFSVDPCSGERNWSSPASESYSTLNAVTCDCSFSNNNLCHVVSIVLKSQNLSGTLPPEFAKLPYLQEIDLTLNYLNGTIPKQWSSLNLVNLSLFGNRISGSIPKELGNITTLKSLSLEFNQLSGELPPELGNLLQLERLHVSSNSFTGNLPTTLARLSKLNYVRLSDNQFSGAIPNFIQSWTSLQRLVIHGSGMSGPIPSGISFLKNLTDLRISDLKGPDSYFPPLRNLTNLETLVLRSCNLIGSIPEYLGNVTNLNSLDLSFNKLSGSIPNSLRVPENMNILYLTGNFFIGPLPNWIANPDYTDLSYNNFSIEKPEQLTCQQGTVNLFASALNGNNSGTYPCLGITSCPKPSYSLHINCGGKIITYNGNITYDEDSQEAGPAKSLRSGSNWAVSNTGHFFDSGISDYYTWSNMSKLAMNNAELYMDARVSALSLTYYGYCMGNGSYTVNLHFAEIMFTDDQTYSSLGRRVFDIYIQRKLLLKDFDIAKEAGGVRKPIIKNFTAIVTSGTLEIRLQWAGKGTTAIPFGSVYGPLISAISVNPDFTPPLEEESNKKGSGIAVGAIIGIVLAGALVIVMAFGIAWWRGCLRQKGSLYRDLQGLDLKTGIFTLRQIKAATNNFSVACKIGEGGFGPVYKGILPDGTAIAVKQLSSRSKQGNREFTNEIGMISALQHPCLVKLYGCCMEGDQMLLIYEYMENNSLASALWGKEKTQLKLDWSTRRKICIGVAKGLAYLHGESRLKIVHRDIKATNVLLDKDLNPKISDFGLAKLDEEGQTHISTKVAGTYGYMAPEYAMRGYLTDKADVYSFGIVALEIVSGKSNNMGWQKEECFSLFDWALLLKEKGDLMDLVDEKLGSHYKKDEAMLIINVALLCTNTSPLNRPTMSSVVSMLEGKTAVQEVVPDTTQVFGEKKLEMIREYYQQKGKDKIPDTEEVSTSTNETAAFVANSKDNSINMDSSYWERSGR
- the LOC107459657 gene encoding probable leucine-rich repeat receptor-like serine/threonine-protein kinase At3g14840 isoform X4 — translated: MKLVTLFFFFSLSLLIASSFVSAATLQQQEVQVLKEIGNTLGKKDWDFSVDPCSGERNWSSPASKSYSTLNAVTCDCSFSNNNLCHVVGIVLKKQNLTGTLPPEFAKLPYLQEIDLTRNYLNGTIPKQWSSLNVVNISLFGNRITGSIPKELGNITTLKSLSLEFNQLSGELPPELGNLLQLERLHVSSNSFTGNLPTTLARLSKLNYVRLSDNQFSGAIPNFIQSWTSLQRLVIHGSGMSGPIPSGISFLKNLTDLRISDLKGPDSYFPPLRNLTNLETLVLRSCNLIGSIPEYLGNVTNLNSLDLSFNKLSGSIPNSLRVPENMNILYLTGNFFIGPLPNWIANPDYTDLSYNNFSIEKPEQLTCQQGTVNLFASALNGNNSGTYPCLGITSCPKPSYSLHINCGGKIITYNGNITYDEDSQEAGPAKSLRSGSNWAVSNTGHFFDSGISDYYTWSNMSKLAMNNAELYMDARVSALSLTYYGYCMGNGSYTVNLHFAEIMFTDDQTYSSLGRRVFDIYIQRKLLLKDFDIAKEAGGVRKPIIKNFTAIVTSGTLEIRLQWAGKGTTAIPFGSVYGPLISAISVNPDFTPPLEEESNKKGSGIAVGAIIGIVLAGALVIVMAFGIAWWRGCLRQKGSLYRDLQGLDLKTGIFTLRQIKAATNNFSVACKIGEGGFGPVYKGILPDGTAIAVKQLSSRSKQGNREFTNEIGMISALQHPCLVKLYGCCMEGDQMLLIYEYMENNSLASALWGKEKTQLKLDWSTRRKICIGVAKGLAYLHGESRLKIVHRDIKATNVLLDKDLNPKISDFGLAKLDEEGQTHISTKVAGTYGYMAPEYAMRGYLTDKADVYSFGIVALEIVSGKSNNMGWQKEECFSLFDWALLLKEKGDLMDLVDEKLGSHYKKDEAMLIINVALLCTNTSPLNRPTMSSVVSMLEGKTAVQEVVPDTTQVFGEKKLEMIREYYQQKGKDKIPDTEEVSTSTNETAAFVANSKDNSINMDSSYWERSGR